The genome window CATCCCATCGACGAGGTCTTCGTACCCCGCGACCATCGCGTCGGGAAACGCTCGATTCATCGCCGCGATCCTGCGAACCGCTCCAGCATCGCCGACCTGAGTCAGGGCGAGATTTCGCTGGAGTTCCGCCATCACGTCTCGGGACCAGTGCGGACGAAAGGCGGACTGCTCAGCGACGCGGAGCAGGGTGTCCGTGAGCACGATCGGGTACAGGACGCAGGTGTCCAGGAAGACTGGAAAGTGCACGAGTCACCGCATCGACGGAGGCGGGCCGTCCAGCACGTCGTACAGCCCGGAAGCCTCGGCCTCGCGCGCCATCTCATCGAGCGCATCAGCACGGGTCTGCCGCACTCGCTCGGCATATGCGATCAGGTCGACCAGACGCACATAGCGATGACGCCCCGGCCGACTCATCGGAATCTCTCCCGCATCCAGCAGCCGAACCACGGTCGGCCTCGAGATGCCGAGGTACTCCGCGGCCTCCTGCGTCGTCAGGGTTGCGTTCAATGGCGCCACGTTGACTCCCATGCCAGCCTGGAGCGCCTGTGCCACTTGGAGCAGCACGTCGTGCAACTCACGAGGGAGGGGAACCTCGGTCCCATCAGCGGCCACCAGCGCTGGGCGGTGCTGGGTGGTCTCGGGCACTCCCTCCAGAGCGCGCGCGAACGCCCGATAGACCTCCTCGTCAGAGTCGGTCGCGACGTAGGTGCGGGCGTCCGCACTTGCGGCAGAGCGGGTCATCCTCGGTCCCCCTTCTAGTGCGTTCAACGTACACCAAACGAACAAAACGAACAGGACTAACGCTGGTGATTCCATTGCAGCGAGCTACGTCATGTCACCGCCCCACCGAGCTCGACGGTGATGTCGTGACGCCCGTAGAACGTCCGCCCACAGGTCGTGCAGTCGACCGCACTGGCGGCGTGGTAGCGCAGGTACCAGACCGACTCGTCGCAGTTCGCGCACACGCGGCTCTGTCGGTCATCGGCCAGCCAGCGCAGCGCGGTTGCGCTCGGGTAGTGCAGGTCGCGTGGCAGCGTGACCGCCTCCGGTGTCAATCGGCCGTCCAAGAAGTCCCGGACGCGGGCCAGATCTCCCGGAGTCAGGCCAGTGTCCGTGGCCGGGGAGATGAGCAACGCGTGGATGCCGCGCCGTTTCAGCTCCACATAGGCGACGGCGCCCTGGGTGAGAGCGCCGTCCCGCGGCCCGTCGACGTCGTTGTCGTGGTCCCACAACGCACGGCTCAGGTGATCCTCGCACCAGACCACGGTGTCGATCCATGGCCGCTCGCGCAGCCACGCATCCAGCGCCCACCACTTCCACCACCGGTTGTCGCGCCACCGCTCCCCGGCTCGTCGGCTGGCGGCACCCTCGTCGAAGACAGGCGGCCCCGAGTCCGGACAGGCGTGGGCGACGACCGGCCAGTTGCGGCCGGGGAAGACCATGCCCTCGCGCAGTTGGCGGCTCCAGCTGGTCAGCCACGCAGCGGTGACGCCCGGTCGCCTCGCCAGGTCGTCGAGCGCGGTGTTGAGGCGAGGGGAGACCGGGACATTTCCGATGCCGCCCCGACCGGCGCCGTAACCGTCGACGTCATCGCCCCACGCGGTCGAACCGTGCACCGGCGACACGACGCCGTCCACGTCCAGCACCAGTGCAGCGTGCGGCTGATGCTGATCACTCATGGCGACTGACAGCATCCGCAGGCAGCCTGGTCGCTGCAACACCAGACCGGCATCCCGGACCACTTCCCCGAGAAGCGGGTGGCCCACTCGTAGTCGTCGAGGTCGCGATGTAAAGCTCCGTGCCCGCACAGCCGGAACGCCTGGCCGCTCGTCTCATCCCAATACACCGGCGCCGCGTTGAGCGGCCAGTCGGAGGCGTGGTGCACCCAGCAACCACGCCCCTCACAGTCGGCCGGGTCGTGGATGTCGACCATCATTCGACCGTCCCCGAGGAAGGTCATGTCACCGGTCATGGGGCCTATCGTGGCGCTACCCACCGACAACCGCTCGGAGCCTTGAGGAAAGTCAACCCCTCCCGCGAGCCGAGGTGGCGCTCACCGGGAATGCCCAACCCAACAGACGAGTGCCCGTCGCGGAAGTCTGTCGCCGCCCCGGGACCAGCATTCTCACGTAGCCTCCTCAGCATGGCTGACCAGTCGGCACCAGGGTGGCACTCCGATCCGTTCAGGCGCTTCGACCGCCGATATTGGGACGGCCATCGCTGGACCGAGCACGTCGCCAACCCCGGCTTCCAAGGCACCGATCCCCCTCAGCTGACGGCACCCCCGTCGCCCTTGAACATGACGCCTCCTGCGGGGTGGCACTCCGATCAGTTCAGGCGCTTCGACCGTCGATACTGGGACGGCCAACGCTGGACCGAGCACGTCGCCAACCCCGGCTTCCAAGGCACCGATCCACCAGTCACGCCCGGGCCGACGACTTTCCCCGCGCCTCCTGAGAAGGTCGCTGAAGCTACCCAAGCCACACCGACCAGGGCCCCATTGCCACCAACCAGCAACAAGATCGCTCGCCAGGCGCGCCAGGAAGGTGCGACATCACGACCTGCCGGAGGCGGCACACTGCTCACCGAGTCGACGCTGGTGGTCAACCAGAAGGCTCGCATCGGGCGCGGCAGCGTCGCGTACGACGTGCACGATCAAAACGGTCGCAAGTTGGGCACCTTTCGCGAACTGCGCAGAGACCTCAACACGTTGGTGACCGACCGCATCAAGCACAGCCGGACCACTCGCTACGAGGTCGCTGACGCCAACGGGAACGTGATGTTCAGACTGACGCGGCCCGAGCGGTGGAACACGTTCCGAGCCGCTGTGATCGTCGAGACGGCCGACGGTCGCAATGTCGGCCAAATCACCCACGAGAGTTTTGGGGTGGGAGGAATGACGCTCGAGGCAGGCGCCGCAGCGGGAGCGCTCGCCGCACTGACCACCTTGAGCCCATTGGGGCTGATCGCAGCCGGCATCGCGGGCGAAGCAGCAGCAGCCGCAGGGGGCGAGCGCCTCGATCGTGCAGTGAACCGCTTGTCCAAGGTTGGTCACGCCCGGTTCGGGCTCGAGGCTCACGGCCAGCGCCTGGGCTCGATCCACGCGACCGGCACCAGACAATGGGACTTCGTCATATCAAGCGCCGAGGGCAAGGAGATCGGGAAGATCACCAAGACGTGGGCAGGCTGGGCGAAGGAGCGCTTCACCAGGGCCGACCACTACGTCGTGCAGATGAACGAGAACGTTGCGGAGCCACTTCGCACCTTGGTGGTCACAGCTGCGCTCGCCGTCGACGTCGCACTCAAACAAGACCGCCCTAGTCACAAGTCGGGAATGCTCAGCACGCGCAGGTTCGACTGAGCGACGCCGGATGGCGCCGATTGTGACCGCCAACGCCGTCAATCTGGCATATATCTGGCATACGGCACCTCCCACACAAGGGTTGACCAACCCCGGAAATGCCAGAAACCGCGGGCTGACCTGCGGTTTCACTGGGTGGAGCCTAGGGGACTCGAACCCCTAACCCCCTGCTTGCAAAGCAGGTGCGCTACCAATTGCGCCAAGGCCCCGGACGACGCCGCAGACTACCTGCGACGCCGGCGTAGAGAGAAAATGCGGGCGGAACTCAGCCCTTGTTGACGTTGTCGGTCGCCTCGGCCCACAGGGCCTGTTCCTTCTGGCCCTCCTTGAGTTTCTTCTGTGCGAAGGCGGCGCCGGCGGCGGCGAGGATGACGAGGAGGAGTTTCTTCATGGGGGCGAGTGTACGGGGGCGTGGTTTCGAGACGCTCGCTTCGCTCGCTCCTCAACCACCGGGCGGCGTAGGGGGGAGTTTCGAGACGCTCGCTTCGCTCGCTCCTCAACCACCGGTGTCGCGTGCTCGCTCCTCAACCACCGAGGGTTTCGATGAGGTTCTGAGTGGGGTCCCACCAGCGCAGGCGGTCGGCTCCCAAAGATTCGGGCATGGCGGGCAGCGCCGCGACAGCCTCGGACAGGGATGCGCGCGGGACGCGGCGGGCCAGGGTCACGTGCGGGGTCCAGACGGGGTGGCGTACGGACGGTACGGCCGCGCGGAGGTCGGCGACGCCGGCAACGAGCGCAGGCGGCGGCTCGATCAGATAGGCGAGCGTCACGCGGGCACCCGTGCCGAAGACGACCAGGCCGACGACCGGCAACTCGCAAGGCAACAGGGGCAGGACGGTGGTACGCGCCAAGCGCAAGACCGACGACTCGATCGGTGCGGCGGCTACCAACGTCAGGTGCGGGGCGTTGGTCATCGACTTGTGCTCGGCCTGCGACGGCAGGCCCGCGGTCAGCAGGGCGTCCCAGGCGCGCGTGACCACCGAGGCCGAGGTCTCGGTGAAGCTCAACTCCAGCGCATGATCAGGCACCCACGACACCGTAGCCCGCTCCGAGAGGAGTGGTTTCGAGACGGCGCTGCGCGCCTCCTCAACCACCGGACCGTTTATGGTTCAACCATGTCTCGGGCCCTTGAAGAACTTCACGACCGTCGCGCGATCTTGGCCCTCGCCGACGCGTTCTCGCAATCCAGCCACAGCGGCCCGCTCGAAGTGCTCCTCGGGCTCTACACCTACGACGCCACTGCGATCTATGGCGAGCACACCGCCAAGGGGCATTCGGCGTTGCGGCTCATGCACGCCGGGCACCGGGCAGAGTTCCCGATGACGAGCACGCACCACGACTCGCACACCATCCGACTCGACGGGGCCAACGCCACGGGCAGCCTCTACGGCCGCGCGCGCGTCACCTTGTCGGGACGTCAGTTCCACTGTAGCTACCGCTACACCGACCGTTACGCCAAGCGCGACGGGGCGTGGCAGTTCGCGCACCGGCACTTCGAGTTGCGCTCGGCGATCGTGGTGGACTGAGCCGTCGAGAGCGGGATTGGTTTCGAGACGCTCGGCTTCGCCTCGGTCCTCAACCAGCGGTTCTCAGACGTTGCCGCGGAGGATGACGGCGAAGGAGGCCTCGACCTGGTCCGCGAGGTCGTCGTACGCGAAGATCCCCATCCCGGCCTCCAGCAGGGCGCCGGAGAAGCAGAACAACAGGGCGCGTACGAGGGCCGGCTCGGCCGCATCACCCAGCGCGTTCATGAAC of Nocardioides sp. contains these proteins:
- a CDS encoding helix-turn-helix domain-containing protein, translating into MTRSAASADARTYVATDSDEEVYRAFARALEGVPETTQHRPALVAADGTEVPLPRELHDVLLQVAQALQAGMGVNVAPLNATLTTQEAAEYLGISRPTVVRLLDAGEIPMSRPGRHRYVRLVDLIAYAERVRQTRADALDEMAREAEASGLYDVLDGPPPSMR
- a CDS encoding phospholipid scramblase-related protein produces the protein MADQSAPGWHSDPFRRFDRRYWDGHRWTEHVANPGFQGTDPPQLTAPPSPLNMTPPAGWHSDQFRRFDRRYWDGQRWTEHVANPGFQGTDPPVTPGPTTFPAPPEKVAEATQATPTRAPLPPTSNKIARQARQEGATSRPAGGGTLLTESTLVVNQKARIGRGSVAYDVHDQNGRKLGTFRELRRDLNTLVTDRIKHSRTTRYEVADANGNVMFRLTRPERWNTFRAAVIVETADGRNVGQITHESFGVGGMTLEAGAAAGALAALTTLSPLGLIAAGIAGEAAAAAGGERLDRAVNRLSKVGHARFGLEAHGQRLGSIHATGTRQWDFVISSAEGKEIGKITKTWAGWAKERFTRADHYVVQMNENVAEPLRTLVVTAALAVDVALKQDRPSHKSGMLSTRRFD
- a CDS encoding DLW-39 family protein; translation: MKKLLLVILAAAGAAFAQKKLKEGQKEQALWAEATDNVNKG
- a CDS encoding 2'-5' RNA ligase family protein yields the protein MPDHALELSFTETSASVVTRAWDALLTAGLPSQAEHKSMTNAPHLTLVAAAPIESSVLRLARTTVLPLLPCELPVVGLVVFGTGARVTLAYLIEPPPALVAGVADLRAAVPSVRHPVWTPHVTLARRVPRASLSEAVAALPAMPESLGADRLRWWDPTQNLIETLGG
- a CDS encoding nuclear transport factor 2 family protein produces the protein MSRALEELHDRRAILALADAFSQSSHSGPLEVLLGLYTYDATAIYGEHTAKGHSALRLMHAGHRAEFPMTSTHHDSHTIRLDGANATGSLYGRARVTLSGRQFHCSYRYTDRYAKRDGAWQFAHRHFELRSAIVVD